GCGGATCATCATGCTGCAAACTGATAAAGTAGTGCTGAAGCTTTTTTGCCGCCTCCATGAAATCTCTAGCATGTCTTTCCACATCAACTAAAAAACAATTGAGAAATGTAACCTTTTCCAAATCAACAAGGAGCATTGCGCAGCTAACTCAccttatatttaattaattattcacGAATACAGTGTATGGATGAATTAAAAAGCGAGGAAAGGCGGTCAACCAACCAGAATTTCATTATGCAAGACGATCACCGAGCAACATACACAAGCCCAAGCTTTCTTATTCAACTGAATAAGATACATACAAATTgaacattttcttttatggGCTAGCAACTATTGTATTTTTATTCAGTAAAATTTTTTCTATAAACCGACATCGCTTAAAGTATCTCATAACAAAAATCACAAAGAAACTAGTGTTAAAGTAGATGCTCAGCGAACTAACTTGTGACTTagattttattgacttttatgtaaaacaatctttattttaaaaatatttatgattttatctaattatgaaatttattttgttgatATATCAATGCAAGCTGCATAAATAAAATCTTTGAATCTACTATAAGTACCATGAGGTCCATGAGTCAAGTggatcatgaaattcattaggaagtgtactatattcctagttgattcagccACCTAATACAAGGATAAAGGACGCTCGAGGTTGAAACTAACATCTAAGATGAAAATGCCACATTTCATTGGTAAGTACATGTGGGTGTTCATTCATAAAGATGGGTGATCAGTTGATGAGGCATTGAACAACTATCTTTCGAACTATCCAaatggttatcacttatcgagtagaataatccgcagttatggttgtacatgaTTAGTCCTTTCACCCGGGACAACATGGAGGTTCTACGTAACaacatgcactttgatccgtttaccgactccattgaaGATTAataggtggcgaggttgggtgtcgTTTCGAAACACGTAGGAatctatgcattgtagtcgggcaTTCATCGTTTGCCTATgagtgaagatatcctatgtgatatgatgagttaatagtgcaaggagtctccgTACAGAAAAGGACATGTACTTTAGGAAAATGTGTTTTCTTAGCTGCACATATGTtgtcactattattactcaaagatacatctaattgttatcgaattcatttgcaaccctcgatataccaatgattgAAGACTGCTAATTAAGTTAGGGGAATGAAACATCTAGTTTTAATGAAGGAGTTCACAAATGTAGCAGCTGCCAAAAATGAATCAatcgaaattttcatttttcattatatgaacgaaATTTATACCCTTGATATATCAGCAATGTCTGATCGTCAATAGGGATTATGATGAgttcataattatttatttaataaatttaaaatatactaattaaataataaattggtGATATTAACTAATAAGTATAACATTCTCATTAAATATCCTAGAAGAGTCTAGAATTaatcaattaataattaattaagtaattaaataatatttatttaattttatatatgtgtgtatatatatatatatatgtatgtatatcaTGCATTTATCAAAAGTTGAATATGCATGGtattttaaagaataaaaaaaacatatgagACTTTTTAAATAATGGAAATAAAAAATCTTGATAAGAATAGAATCTTGGTAGGATTGAAATAATAAGTTTATTAAATACATGTTATCAAAGAATTCATTAACACACAATAAACACAAGAAGAAAAAATCAAGTCTAGATTTTCTCAATCTCTCCActttaagaaaagaaaaaaaaaatggcgCTCCCCTTTGGGAAGAGGCACGACCGTGCAACTCCACACGCCACCGTGCACCGTCGCTACACTGCTGCCGCCCCACACCACCGCCAGAGTTATCCAATTCCGGCAATCTAATCTCGACGCGAATTTCTCCTAGATTTCTAGTACAATCTAGGAAATGAAGTCTCTAATCATATGTCTGAatagaagattgaagaaagttcgcaaatatttaaaagaagaaCTATTACCGCCTAAACACCGGGATAGTTGGAGTCAGCGTTAAATACCAAAAGATATATCAAATTTAAACGCCTTATGAATAGTTTTAAATCACATGACGCCCAAGAAACgtcaaaacaaattttttaaaatttccgcTTACCGCAGATATGCAAGAAAATTGCACTCAACAACTAGATCAACTTCCCACTCTGAAAACACTTATAGATAATTAGATTGCTACCTAATATACTAATTTTTTTCACGTCTGAAGCAGAAAATATTAACTTCCTCAATTCATGTGTCAACCATTTGCATCACCGTCTTCCTTGACCTTCTGTGTTCAACCCGTTCTCATAACCAGAGAATAAATGGAAAAAACAAATCTTTTATTCAAAAGGAGAGGTAAAACACGCAAGCATGATGGTAACTTACTCTGATGAGAAGGATGGGGAGAACGGTCAATTGCTTGAAGTTCTCTGGCAGGTAAGCACGGTAACAAAGCGGCTTCCAACGCCATCACGTAGGATATCATGTCTTCCTTCGGCGAAAGATCAGTGGAATTTAAAGATTCATGCTGTTGTCTTTCAGCCAAACCAATCTTCAAACAAACCAATGCACAACCTGCAGAGATAACACAGGGCgactaaaattaaaatataaagttCACGATTCGCCATAAAAGCAATAAAATTTCAATTGAATCCATGTTGAGGGATGAAAATGAAGGAACCCAATAAAAGAAACAACGGAATGATCAAAGAAACATATCAACAAACACATGGCATGCAGACAGCAGATTATCCGTGGCGGAAGCTAACAAAAAGGGTAACAAGATGAGTTACAAGACTCTGTCTGCCAGAAATATGTCCTCTACATGGGAAATCACTCCATTCATAAAAATAGCAATTCACCATGTGAAGGAGGAGTCATTTACCTCCAAATTGGTGGGTGTGAACTATGCCAGCGAGAGCCTGTGCTATGTGAGCGTTCAAATTAGCAGCCGCACTTCTTAATTGTCTCGCTCTATAAAAAATGAAGTCGTGCTTCTTAAATGTCACGCTTTAGGCGTGCCATTATCTCAGTTCCATTCTTGTAAGCGAGAAACTTTTTAGGTGATGACGacgatttaaatttttttaattaattgtctaaaatatacatttatatgataactattttaaacatgaagtaataaatttcaatttaaaGATGTATTATATCCATTtatgttaaaatttataatatccatttatgtcaaaattattttaaacattggcatatttacTGTTTTCTAgaagttttaaataaaattatagagTTTAAAATATCCAGTTAAATCGAGAGAACATTTATTTATCATCCAATATTAACACAATCTATTTTGatcattattttattcaaatcgAGAGAACAGTTATTTATCATCCAATATTAATACATTCCATTTTGatcattattttattcaaatcttCGTAAGAGTAGCACATTTTGGTGCGAATGATAAAATATTGGTTGATTATACATTTTTGTTTTAGCAATTGTTTGGTTCAATTTCTACAAACAGTTGGAGTTGTACAACATTATGACATCCACATATTTGATTTATCATTCATATATTGTATTATTCATCATCGTCGCTACATTAAGCGACGGATATATAAACACCGTCGCTACattaagcgacggtttttttgAAGATCACCGTCGCTATATGAAGAGACGGTTTTTTTGAAGAACACCGTCACTATATGaagcgacggttttaaaaaagccgtcgctatattaatcggcggttttttttaaaaaactgccGTTTAAGAAGCGACGGTTTGTATCcataaaattcattaaaaaaatactacgcaaaatttatattatgtaGTAATTTTcggtacaaaaaaaatttaaaacctgATTTACGCGAAGATATGCAGCTCCACGTATCGGTGGAAGATCGCACCGACGAACAAATCTACGAAATAAATACGAAAAATTGTtagtacaaaataaaaaaaacgaaACTTCGAAAAAATTGATAAGAGTTTAACTACTACTAGAAATAGACGAAAAATCGTTTAAGAAAATGTTCGCGAAGCTCGGTATATATAGAatcatagcgacggttttttaaaaagCGTCGCTATATAGCAACGGTTCAACGAAACCCGTCGCTATAATAGCGACTGTTCTCGTAAACACCGTCCCCGATCtagatcggcgacggtttttgccaaaaccgtcgctattatagCGACGGGTTTGGTTGAACCGTTGCTACATAGCGAAGGTCgttaataaaaccgtcgcttatCGAATTAAGCGATAGTGTATTTTGAACCGTCGCTATTatattagcgacagtttgtATATAAACCGTTGCTAAAATTGCGACTGTTCGACAAACCCGTCGCCATTTTGTGCGACGGGTTTTTTGCACATCGCCATGTGCGACGGTGGAATACGAGACCTTCGGATATTGCGACGGGTAAAAAACCCGTGCGACACAAAATAACGACGAGTTTATCAAACCGTCGCAAtagtagcgacggtttatctTGAACCGTCGCTATTGTAGCAACGGTTTTTATTTAATCGTCGCTTAATTTGATAAGCGACGGGTAaagcaaaaccgtcgctataataGCGAAGGTTTTATTT
This window of the Primulina tabacum isolate GXHZ01 chromosome 4, ASM2559414v2, whole genome shotgun sequence genome carries:
- the LOC142543258 gene encoding mediator of RNA polymerase II transcription subunit 28-like, translating into MISYVMALEAALLPCLPARELQAIDRSPHPSHQIDVERHARDFMEAAKKLQHYFISLQHDDPPTREATLRKEIAMMEEELKVKVELIKKQEKLIQGWRSELKEQFDKHNIELERV